From the Oryza glaberrima chromosome 5, OglaRS2, whole genome shotgun sequence genome, one window contains:
- the LOC127775044 gene encoding uncharacterized protein LOC127775044, with amino-acid sequence MEGVNGGAVEEERKPLSEVVGDCVQRWFQDALKEARRGDSAMQVLVAQMYHSGYGIPKNEHKGRAWAEKASRYRPSVWKVGTKRPGYNASDSDSDEMNDDEKQ; translated from the exons ATGGAGGGGGTGAACGGcggggcggtggaggaggagaggaagccgCTGTCGGAGGTGGTGGGCGACTGCGTGCAGCGCTGGTTCCAGGACGCGCTCAAGGAGGCCCGCCGCGGCGACTCCGCCATGCAGGTGCTCGTCGCGCAGATGTACCACTCCGGCTACGGCATCCCCAAGAACGAGCACAAG GGAAGAGCGTGGGCTGAGAAGGCATCTAGATACAGGCCTTCAGTCTGGAAAGTTGGCACAAAGCGTCCGG gATATAATGCCAGTGACTCAGATTCTGATGAAATGAATGATGATGAGAAGCAATAA